In Sparus aurata chromosome 2, fSpaAur1.1, whole genome shotgun sequence, a single genomic region encodes these proteins:
- the LOC115567370 gene encoding uncharacterized protein C22orf31-like, producing the protein MRPYGLRQSIRCPKKYGETIKERKYMLSPTNDLDLVCEKSEADLQKPLEDRYIRNAAVLPDLNMPHSVRALTTEERTVSASQPGPLMIHGFTIPEYQQTYHSVVDPLLFSPSSKLEAYSLELGRHIKEHLFKELAYPTLQISEQPNGKVEVIERFCVLRSTPFIDIDSKGEPQ; encoded by the coding sequence ATGCGTCCCTATGGTCTGAGGCAGAGCATTCGATGTCCTAAGAAATATGGGGAGACTATTAAGGAGAGAAAATACATGTTGTCCCCAACTAATGATTTGGACCTTGTATGTGAGAAGAGTGAGGCAGACCTCCAGAAACCTCTGGAGGACAGGTATATAAGGAATGCAGCTGTTCTTCCAGATCTCAACATGCCCCACAGCGTCCGAGCCCTAACTACTGAAGAGAGGACTGTGTCAGCTAGTCAGCCAGGACCTCTGATGATCCACGGCTTCACCATACCGGAGTACCAGCAGACGTATCACTCAGTGGTGGATCCCCTGCTCTTTAGTCCAAGCTCGAAGCTCGAAGCCTACAGTCTTGAGCTGGGACGTCACATTAAGGAACATCTGTTCAAAGAGCTGGCCTACCCCACGCTTCAGATTTCAGAACAGCCAAATGGAAAGGTGGAAGTGATAGAGAGATTTTGTGTGCTCCGTTCTACACCTTTTATAGACATAGACAGTAAAGGAGAACCACAATGA